One part of the uncultured Celeribacter sp. genome encodes these proteins:
- a CDS encoding DNA-binding transcriptional regulator: MTDDPVSPKLPQGSVRSLARGLAILRHVNRVGEARPGEIAKALALPRPTVYRLLETLEELGYVAFSATSNYVRVTRFAAALGDGTALTSEITQAAGPIFGAYAKRVVWPLDLSIYNNAAMVVQETTHGRSPLSIDRGMTGFRMPVLRTSAGRAYISFCPEEERILILDHLRRLDVEEDRPFLEDPMLTHLIEETRNRGFAVRDSGEFRSETASIAAPIRLRGAVLGCISLIWIRSAMTTGRALEDYGAPLNEIAEKIAASLPD; encoded by the coding sequence ATGACCGATGATCCTGTCTCGCCAAAACTCCCGCAAGGCTCCGTACGCTCTCTCGCGCGGGGCCTTGCCATCTTGCGCCATGTCAACAGGGTCGGCGAAGCACGCCCCGGTGAGATTGCCAAGGCCCTCGCCCTGCCACGCCCGACCGTCTATCGGCTGTTGGAAACACTGGAAGAACTGGGCTATGTGGCATTTTCCGCAACATCCAACTATGTCCGCGTCACCCGCTTTGCGGCTGCTCTGGGCGATGGAACGGCCCTGACCTCGGAGATCACGCAGGCTGCAGGGCCGATTTTCGGCGCATACGCCAAACGCGTGGTCTGGCCTCTGGATTTAAGTATTTACAACAATGCCGCCATGGTCGTTCAGGAAACGACACATGGGCGATCCCCCCTGTCGATCGACCGGGGGATGACCGGCTTTCGGATGCCGGTGCTGCGCACCTCTGCTGGCCGGGCCTATATTTCCTTCTGCCCGGAAGAAGAACGCATCCTGATCCTCGATCACCTGCGCCGCCTCGATGTCGAAGAAGATCGACCGTTTCTCGAAGACCCCATGCTGACGCACCTGATCGAGGAAACGCGCAACCGTGGTTTTGCCGTGCGCGACAGCGGCGAATTTCGTTCCGAAACCGCTTCCATCGCCGCTCCAATTCGGTTGCGCGGAGCCGTGCTTGGCTGCATCTCGCTGATCTGGATCCGCAGCGCCATGACCACAGGCCGCGCGCTGGAAGACTATGGCGCGCCGCTGAATGAAATCGCCGAAAAAATCGCGGCATCACTTCCCGACTAA
- a CDS encoding carboxymuconolactone decarboxylase family protein, whose translation MTDADAHKIAPLTDDLWPEEIADLRDGFAGALNVYRTMAHHPALLRAWAPLRHHIVKDSTLGPQNSEIVILRTGVRLGSSYEWAHHVSRARALGMDDVRIKAVLAAPEGDDALLVQAVDAIIDQQRLSSALERRLADVFGQKAVFDIIATVGFYTVLGTILMTYNVPVDDRIAAEIERNPL comes from the coding sequence ATGACCGATGCAGACGCACATAAAATTGCCCCGTTGACAGACGATCTCTGGCCGGAAGAAATCGCGGATTTGCGCGATGGCTTTGCTGGCGCTTTGAATGTGTATCGCACCATGGCGCATCACCCCGCGCTGCTGCGCGCCTGGGCACCGTTGCGCCACCATATCGTCAAGGACAGTACACTTGGGCCACAGAATTCGGAGATCGTGATTCTCCGCACGGGGGTGCGGCTTGGATCGTCCTATGAATGGGCGCATCACGTGTCGCGTGCCCGTGCGCTGGGCATGGATGATGTGCGTATCAAGGCCGTGCTGGCCGCGCCCGAAGGCGATGACGCACTCCTTGTTCAAGCTGTCGACGCCATCATCGACCAACAAAGGCTGTCGTCCGCATTGGAGCGCCGTCTGGCGGACGTGTTTGGCCAGAAAGCCGTCTTTGACATCATCGCGACGGTCGGTTTCTACACTGTGCTGGGGACCATCCTGATGACCTACAACGTGCCTGTTGATGACAGGATTGCCGCCGAGATCGAACGGAATCCGCTTTAG
- a CDS encoding glutathione S-transferase family protein: MKLYHSPGSCSEGILLLLEACGAPYEVVVTDLKTGAHRDADYLALNPKGKVPALMLADGTVLTEWPIIAYWLAKSYPEVRLLPKDLEEEIQVMTLTEHIVSGLHMRGSVFAMMPQKFVSDAPAQAELRRHGQSVVRAGFDALAQRLADQDCLFDTFSIADAAAYYLISWKDRIGVEPPAALEAYYQRLRTRFHKE; encoded by the coding sequence ATGAAGCTCTATCACTCCCCCGGATCATGTTCCGAAGGTATCCTGCTCTTGCTTGAGGCCTGTGGCGCCCCCTACGAAGTGGTGGTCACTGACCTCAAAACGGGTGCGCACCGCGATGCCGACTACCTTGCGCTGAACCCCAAAGGCAAAGTCCCCGCGCTCATGCTGGCGGACGGAACGGTGCTCACCGAATGGCCCATCATCGCTTATTGGCTTGCCAAAAGCTACCCGGAGGTCCGGCTTCTGCCCAAGGATCTGGAGGAAGAGATTCAGGTGATGACCCTGACAGAACACATCGTGTCCGGCCTTCACATGCGCGGCTCTGTCTTTGCGATGATGCCGCAGAAATTCGTTTCCGATGCCCCGGCACAGGCGGAGCTGAGGCGCCATGGCCAATCTGTCGTTCGAGCTGGCTTCGACGCTTTGGCCCAACGCCTTGCGGATCAAGACTGCCTTTTCGACACCTTCTCGATTGCCGATGCCGCCGCTTACTATCTCATTTCATGGAAAGACCGGATCGGCGTCGAACCTCCGGCCGCGCTCGAAGCCTATTATCAGCGCCTCAGGACACGTTTTCACAAAGAATGA
- a CDS encoding Mur ligase family protein, whose protein sequence is MSQKNSARGPVRDMIQRFRTGPQRRMRMRQASRARERSTACFVAVTGSSGKSTTVGLLSHILQAHAPIRRQMLNNTINSLIRTLKRHQPDERFVVAELGVGSKGNMAPMANMFRPDVAIVTMIGTEHYSAFRGREAVAREKGDLLEALRPEGFALLNADDDMVLEMASRSSARIVTFGKDNPHVDYRIENVHAAFPDLLSFTIAGRGQRLEVKTQFPGAQFWMPVAAAATAALELGVPAELIARQIETFAPVEGRCNLVRVPGGPTFILDTAKAPNGTLELAFDMLAQAKAPRKRLILGVISDYPGDSARRYRRAWNYTREITDQVIFVGRKISYAKPAKEDVESGRIIGFATPQEVFEHIKVTAQPDELILIKGSGNLNLARIALGFVQPVQCWEAACGMGGDCFTCPGLLVPFDRKALKRLEKRDRLMFWKSERKRSALP, encoded by the coding sequence ATGAGCCAGAAAAACAGCGCACGTGGTCCTGTGCGCGATATGATCCAGCGATTTCGTACCGGTCCGCAGCGGCGCATGCGGATGCGGCAGGCATCCCGGGCACGGGAGCGCAGCACGGCGTGCTTTGTCGCCGTGACCGGCAGTTCGGGCAAGTCGACCACCGTCGGTCTGCTGTCGCACATTCTGCAGGCGCATGCGCCGATCCGGCGGCAGATGCTGAACAATACGATCAACAGTCTGATACGTACCCTGAAACGTCATCAGCCTGACGAGCGCTTCGTCGTGGCTGAACTGGGCGTCGGCAGCAAGGGCAATATGGCGCCGATGGCGAACATGTTCCGGCCTGACGTTGCCATCGTGACGATGATCGGAACCGAGCATTATTCGGCCTTTCGCGGGCGCGAAGCAGTGGCCCGGGAAAAAGGTGACTTGCTGGAGGCGCTGCGCCCCGAGGGATTTGCGCTGCTGAACGCCGATGACGACATGGTCCTGGAGATGGCGTCGCGCAGCAGCGCCAGAATTGTTACCTTCGGCAAGGACAATCCCCATGTGGACTATCGTATTGAGAACGTCCATGCGGCTTTCCCGGACTTGTTGTCGTTCACAATTGCCGGGCGTGGCCAACGGCTTGAGGTCAAGACGCAATTTCCCGGGGCGCAATTCTGGATGCCGGTGGCTGCGGCTGCGACGGCGGCGCTGGAACTGGGCGTGCCGGCTGAGTTGATCGCGCGCCAGATCGAGACATTTGCCCCTGTTGAGGGCCGATGCAATCTGGTGCGCGTGCCGGGTGGCCCGACCTTCATTTTGGACACCGCCAAGGCGCCGAACGGCACACTGGAGCTTGCCTTTGACATGCTGGCCCAGGCCAAAGCGCCGCGTAAGCGGCTTATTCTTGGGGTGATTTCAGACTATCCGGGGGACAGCGCGCGAAGATATCGCCGGGCATGGAACTACACGCGTGAGATCACCGATCAGGTGATCTTTGTCGGGAGAAAGATCTCCTATGCCAAGCCTGCAAAAGAAGATGTCGAAAGCGGTCGGATCATTGGTTTCGCCACGCCACAAGAGGTGTTCGAACATATCAAGGTAACCGCCCAGCCGGATGAGCTGATCCTGATCAAAGGGTCTGGCAATCTGAATCTGGCCCGAATTGCGCTTGGTTTTGTGCAGCCCGTGCAGTGCTGGGAAGCCGCCTGTGGAATGGGTGGTGACTGTTTTACCTGCCCGGGGCTTCTTGTCCCGTTTGACCGTAAAGCTTTGAAACGTCTTGAAAAACGAGACCGGTTGATGTTCTGGAAATCGGAAAGAAAAAGATCAGCGCTCCCATGA
- a CDS encoding FAD-binding oxidoreductase, with the protein MDSTGIQPNSAPKAAISELTEMLGPSGVFTTLEDCARYASDQSGLAGTPPLAVLRPASTEEMSQLMAICHRHGIGVVPQGGRTGLSGGASCPAGVVAVTTERLTGVIEIDEEAMTLTAWAGTPLETVQEAARAVGLEYCVDIGARGTATIGGTIATNAGGIRVLQRGMTRDNVLGLEAVLADGSVISRLAKTVKDNTGFDLKHLFIGSEGVLGLVTRAVLQLHRQVPGAATALLALPDHAAALQCLNLARSMFGGRIVAFEGMWPDYWDFVCRETSLASSPLADKHGFYVLIEIEAETGRAEEELEALFAELFEQGIALDGVLAKSGAEAQALWKLREAVGEVDDAFGPHINFDIGVSPSALGRFCEAADARLDTLPEAGAVLKVGHIGDGNVHLLVAHNGSDISEDRIESAIYELVRDWHGAVTAEHGIGRIKARWIGCSRTPEELTLMRGLKAQLDPHGLLNPGALFSDPGVAIHQSALDQP; encoded by the coding sequence ATGGACAGCACCGGCATTCAACCGAACAGTGCACCCAAAGCGGCAATCTCTGAGCTGACCGAAATGCTTGGCCCAAGTGGTGTTTTTACGACACTCGAAGATTGCGCCCGCTATGCTTCGGATCAGTCCGGGCTGGCAGGCACGCCCCCGCTCGCCGTGCTGCGTCCGGCCTCCACCGAGGAGATGTCGCAGCTCATGGCCATCTGCCATCGTCACGGGATCGGCGTCGTGCCGCAGGGCGGTCGCACAGGCCTGTCCGGCGGCGCGAGCTGTCCGGCGGGCGTGGTCGCGGTCACGACGGAACGTCTCACCGGCGTCATCGAGATCGACGAGGAGGCGATGACATTGACTGCTTGGGCCGGCACGCCGCTTGAGACGGTGCAGGAGGCGGCGCGCGCCGTCGGTCTCGAATACTGCGTCGACATCGGCGCGCGTGGCACGGCGACGATCGGCGGCACGATCGCGACCAATGCCGGCGGCATCCGTGTGCTCCAGCGCGGCATGACACGCGACAATGTGCTGGGCCTTGAAGCGGTGCTGGCGGACGGGTCCGTGATCTCCCGCCTCGCGAAAACGGTCAAAGACAATACCGGGTTTGATCTGAAACACCTGTTCATCGGCTCGGAAGGCGTGCTTGGTCTGGTAACCCGGGCCGTGCTTCAGCTGCATCGCCAAGTTCCGGGGGCGGCTACTGCGCTCCTGGCGCTTCCTGACCATGCGGCCGCCCTGCAATGCCTGAACCTCGCACGGAGCATGTTCGGCGGGCGTATTGTCGCGTTCGAAGGCATGTGGCCCGACTATTGGGATTTTGTATGCAGGGAGACCTCTCTGGCCAGTTCGCCGCTTGCGGACAAACATGGCTTTTACGTGTTGATCGAAATCGAGGCCGAAACCGGCCGGGCGGAGGAGGAGCTTGAGGCCTTGTTCGCCGAACTGTTTGAACAGGGCATCGCGCTGGATGGGGTTTTGGCGAAGTCCGGTGCCGAGGCGCAGGCGCTTTGGAAATTGCGCGAGGCGGTCGGCGAGGTGGATGACGCTTTCGGACCCCACATCAATTTCGACATTGGGGTTTCGCCGTCCGCCCTCGGCCGTTTCTGTGAGGCCGCCGACGCAAGGCTTGACACCCTGCCTGAGGCCGGCGCCGTGCTCAAGGTTGGTCATATCGGCGACGGCAATGTCCATTTGCTGGTCGCGCATAATGGCTCTGACATCTCCGAAGACCGGATCGAGTCCGCCATCTACGAGCTGGTGCGCGACTGGCACGGTGCAGTGACCGCAGAGCACGGGATCGGCCGCATCAAGGCCCGTTGGATTGGTTGCAGCCGCACCCCCGAGGAACTGACCCTGATGCGCGGCTTGAAAGCCCAGCTGGATCCGCACGGCCTCCTCAATCCCGGCGCGCTTTTCTCGGACCCGGGTGTGGCAATCCATCAGAGCGCTCTGGATCAGCCGTAG
- a CDS encoding LysR family transcriptional regulator: MPPSKILGRLPGLRHFIEVAQLGSFRAAADKLHVAPSAVSKQIKNLEIALEIELFRRDRGRGGLELTEAGEILLFRCASVINELTIAQDEIDQLQGLQRGHLRLGVNEVLASDLLPGLLRDMSYNHPGLKFTIYVENTREIVDRMQDGDIDIALGYNFPPAAEIEILATLRRRTYVVTSLDHPLARLRSVQLTDIDGERIIFPDHSVPMRQLLEDALVQSGVSLHEVMSTNSFTLLRQMVESGMGIGIVFGRFLQIRREEIAFVKLTDLPFDSPPVACCRMAGRTPTASSVAFAAAIKTLFANYGG, from the coding sequence ATGCCCCCCAGCAAAATTCTCGGGCGACTGCCCGGCCTGCGACATTTCATCGAGGTGGCACAGCTTGGCTCGTTCCGGGCCGCCGCCGACAAGCTGCATGTCGCGCCCTCCGCGGTCAGCAAACAGATCAAGAATCTCGAAATAGCGCTCGAAATCGAACTGTTTCGCCGCGACCGGGGCCGGGGCGGGCTTGAACTCACGGAAGCGGGAGAAATCCTGTTGTTTCGCTGTGCCTCGGTGATCAACGAATTGACCATCGCCCAGGACGAGATCGATCAGTTGCAGGGGCTGCAGCGCGGTCATCTCCGGCTTGGCGTCAACGAGGTGCTGGCCTCCGATCTGCTGCCCGGTCTTCTGCGGGACATGAGCTACAACCATCCGGGGCTCAAATTCACCATCTATGTCGAGAACACCCGCGAGATCGTCGACCGGATGCAAGACGGCGATATTGACATCGCCCTGGGCTATAACTTCCCGCCGGCAGCCGAAATCGAGATCCTGGCAACGCTGAGGCGGCGCACCTATGTGGTCACCTCGCTGGATCATCCGTTGGCGCGGCTGCGTTCCGTACAGCTGACGGATATCGACGGTGAGCGGATCATCTTTCCCGATCATTCCGTGCCAATGCGGCAGTTGTTGGAGGATGCGCTGGTGCAGAGCGGCGTGAGTCTGCACGAGGTCATGAGCACCAACAGTTTCACCCTCTTGCGACAGATGGTCGAAAGTGGCATGGGCATCGGCATCGTCTTTGGACGGTTCCTGCAGATCCGGCGCGAAGAGATTGCCTTTGTCAAGCTGACCGACCTGCCGTTCGACAGCCCGCCGGTCGCCTGTTGCCGCATGGCGGGACGGACACCGACGGCCTCTTCGGTCGCTTTTGCTGCCGCGATCAAGACCCTGTTCGCCAATTATGGCGGCTGA
- the allE gene encoding (S)-ureidoglycine aminohydrolase, with translation MKPSFGQTRSDIRRNHALLTPESHEWITQPDWPGAELAFLISPDMGAKFAMGLVRAVEDLNEIAPAAAGIARFIFVLGGEVRFSGPPALGPEGYAFLPPQDEITLSASKGTSFVLFEWHFLARGDLPARVLGSVADIEGTPLRGDDWLMVQKLLPTEAGFDAEFNVMNFHPGASLAYVETHFMEHGLLMLDGGGVYRLDDQWYPVGAGDAIWMGPHVPQWFGALGRDSSRYLIYKNYNRGPLDKR, from the coding sequence ATGAAGCCCAGCTTTGGACAAACCCGTTCCGATATCCGTCGCAACCACGCCCTTCTGACCCCGGAAAGCCATGAATGGATCACCCAGCCGGACTGGCCGGGGGCCGAGCTGGCCTTTCTCATCAGCCCGGATATGGGAGCGAAATTCGCCATGGGGCTGGTGCGGGCGGTGGAGGATCTAAACGAGATCGCCCCGGCAGCGGCAGGTATTGCGCGCTTCATCTTCGTGCTTGGGGGCGAGGTCCGTTTCTCCGGCCCCCCTGCGCTCGGGCCCGAGGGGTATGCCTTCCTGCCGCCGCAGGATGAGATCACATTGAGCGCCTCCAAAGGCACGTCTTTCGTGCTGTTCGAATGGCATTTTCTCGCGCGCGGCGATCTGCCCGCCCGGGTCTTGGGCTCGGTCGCAGATATTGAGGGCACGCCACTGCGGGGCGACGATTGGCTGATGGTGCAAAAGCTTTTGCCGACCGAGGCCGGGTTCGATGCGGAATTCAACGTCATGAATTTTCATCCCGGCGCGTCCCTAGCCTATGTCGAGACCCATTTCATGGAACACGGGTTGCTCATGCTCGATGGCGGCGGCGTCTACCGCCTTGATGATCAATGGTATCCGGTCGGTGCCGGTGATGCGATCTGGATGGGGCCGCATGTGCCGCAATGGTTCGGCGCGCTCGGTCGGGACAGCTCCCGCTATCTGATCTACAAGAACTACAACCGCGGGCCACTGGACAAGCGATGA
- a CDS encoding M20 family metallopeptidase, with protein MTSEDILDGLMRWVEIDTPTGDISGITRLVDQIDSELVPLGCAIERIPGRDGMGDHLIARFKGGDGPGVLVTSHIDTVCEPGSVEIRRDGDRQYGPGIADMKGGGYLALCVMRDIVQSGRALSGPVTLIYNSDEEIGSPTSHVLIQAEARRHGAALIPEPARGDEAITFRKGRAKYTLDFHGRESHAGSAFADGRSAILQLARSIGRVEAMTDLETETTVNVGRVRGGTEPNVVAGHAACDLDVRFAEDALGHDIERQLQALRSDDPDVRIRLSGEIEKPCLARTPETRAMFARASEINAALGVPMIETRSGGGSDGNFTCAAGVPTLDGLGAIGNNWHSPQEHILVSPLARRMALLRGLILTYAGQRPTGEIL; from the coding sequence TTTCCGGCATCACCCGGCTGGTGGACCAGATCGACTCCGAATTGGTGCCGCTGGGATGCGCAATCGAGCGTATCCCCGGTCGCGATGGTATGGGCGATCATCTCATCGCCCGGTTCAAGGGCGGCGATGGCCCCGGTGTGCTGGTGACGAGCCATATCGATACGGTTTGTGAGCCCGGAAGCGTTGAGATCCGCCGCGACGGTGACCGGCAATACGGCCCCGGTATCGCTGATATGAAGGGCGGCGGTTATCTCGCGCTCTGCGTCATGCGCGATATCGTGCAAAGTGGCAGGGCCCTGTCCGGTCCGGTCACGCTGATCTACAATTCCGACGAGGAAATCGGCTCGCCCACGTCGCACGTGCTCATTCAGGCAGAGGCGCGCAGGCACGGCGCGGCCCTGATCCCCGAGCCCGCGCGCGGCGATGAGGCGATCACCTTTCGCAAGGGCCGCGCGAAATACACGCTCGATTTCCATGGCCGGGAAAGCCACGCCGGCTCCGCCTTCGCCGACGGCCGCTCCGCCATACTGCAACTGGCCCGCAGCATCGGCAGGGTCGAGGCGATGACGGATCTCGAAACCGAAACCACCGTGAATGTCGGACGTGTCCGGGGCGGTACCGAACCGAATGTGGTGGCGGGCCATGCCGCCTGTGATCTCGACGTTCGCTTTGCCGAGGATGCTCTGGGTCATGACATCGAGCGGCAATTGCAGGCGCTCCGGTCTGACGATCCGGATGTGCGCATCCGGCTGTCGGGCGAGATCGAGAAACCCTGTCTCGCGCGCACCCCAGAGACGCGTGCCATGTTTGCGCGGGCCAGTGAGATCAACGCAGCGCTCGGCGTTCCGATGATCGAGACCCGGTCCGGCGGCGGCAGCGATGGCAATTTTACTTGTGCGGCCGGAGTCCCGACCCTCGATGGGCTCGGTGCGATCGGCAACAATTGGCATTCGCCGCAAGAGCATATCCTGGTGTCGCCACTGGCACGCCGCATGGCGCTTTTGCGCGGCCTGATCCTAACTTATGCGGGCCAGCGCCCGACCGGAGAAATCCTATGA